Proteins encoded in a region of the Tubulanus polymorphus chromosome 10, tnTubPoly1.2, whole genome shotgun sequence genome:
- the LOC141911971 gene encoding ADP-ribosylation factor-like protein 6-interacting protein 6 produces MCGGYACMMVYFDSLEPGVCPPTPVSPTNVKRDSGHTIHISYGMCILNGFAMFAVVLWYLQDQYLLLYNQ; encoded by the exons ATGTGCGGAGGTTATGCTTGTATGATGGTTTATTTCGACAGTTTGGAGCCCGGAGTTTGTCCTCCAACTCCAGTCTCTCCAACAAACGTTAA GAGAGATTCAGGTCATACTATTCATATAAGTTATGGGATGTGTATATTGAATGGTTTTGCGATGTTTGCCGTTGTTCTCTGGTATTTACAAGATCAATATCTGCTACTCTACAATCAGTGA
- the LOC141911846 gene encoding fanconi-associated nuclease 1-like: MSIKNGTRPIKRSYDENSSKTIKNVKQQKISLHEKRLNPDENSEPQNLEDCARLDDCQIVEGHTMNAHDRDGQYLEEGDQNNGPEPSEIQPEQHQNSSAEIQPEQHQNSPAEIQPEQHQNSPAEIQPEQHQNSPAEIQPEQHQNSSAEIQPEQHQNSSAEIQPEQHQNSSAEIQPEQHQNSPAEIQPEQHQNSPAEIQPEQHQNSPAEIQPEQHQNSPAETQPDADAVNEESSDDSVPYFLENFAFIMKTVMNNENYGYLLNDADRDFIKVFDSDSFLTLNDKKLYVKLFQRKHKWILLKKIKYPRIGLNLDGNLDRLVSAGFLLDESQICDVDECLQVLPAPELRTVAASLKLQTDKTSRTQLVTDIHKHVTQRNIGTMFGFKSDIKQTVLKRCKQLLGRCYKLVCEPRSVFLRLMMLFSLSSSVSADDTDHNQQGEQLFHLLQVNRGHLVYPTYTLSQNPSRIFRSRDDLIRYQNCLQMVIDMKSFLDKHEFEAAVDIHHKTTTEFTEIIQDKDLLRHDLELVSYLRVFSVVSVCMRLMYHGVEALQKLKRFNEAVLTLRQLLQTRDYCWLYRGQWWDRLALNLDTHLRKPVQALEAIKRGVEDKHVKTGRRLSLYQRAEKICAAKHNSKLSKKWKDEFKQPEIRTAPTVTIEGQLCPKELPGRKTVFVTRQTSGEGEGRDDMTVCSVEQVALKHYQQQLGFDQGLHGEGSTFCTLFALFNWDIIFKPGIPDTFYTPYQMAPLDIYSEEFYQNRVVDFDIRLREISEASNQVLCDIIDENWNQYYGVSCVGLNWELFSSVDHVKGLVRCLGGHNLSGIFSRQARDFRHTRSGFPDLTVWNTTTGCLKLVEVKGPGDRLSTKQILWLDHFLQLGIDAEVCHVTGVGSKMIRK; the protein is encoded by the exons ATGTCGATTAAAAATGGAACTCGTCCAATTAAAAGAAGTTACGATGAAAATTCgtcaaaaacaataaaaaacgTCAAACAGCAGAAAatatctttacatgaaaaacgCTTAAATCCTGACGAAAATTCGGAACCACAAAATTTGGAAGATTGTGCAAGGTTAGATGATTGTCAGATTGTAGAAGGTCATACGATGAATGCACATGATCGAGATGGTCAGTATTTAGAGGAGGGCGACCAAAACAATGGACCTGAGCCCTCTGAAATCCAACCCGAGCAGCATCAGAACTCATCCGCTGAAATCCAACCCGAGCAGCATCAGAACTCACCCGCTGAAATCCAACCCGAGCAGCATCAGAACTCACCCGCTGAAATCCAACCCGAGCAGCATCAGAACTCACCCGCTGAAATCCAACCCGAGCAGCATCAGAACTCATCCGCTGAAATCCAACCCGAGCAGCATCAGAACTCATCCGCTGAAATCCAACCCGAGCAGCATCAGAACTCATCCGCTGAAATCCAACCCGAGCAGCATCAGAACTCACCCGCTGAAATCCAACCCGAGCAGCATCAGAACTCACCCGCTGAAATCCAACCCGAGCAGCATCAGAACTCACCCGCTGAAATCCAACCCGAGCAGCATCAGAACTCACCCGCTGAAACCCAACCCGATGCTGATGCTGTAAATGAAGAAAGTTCTGATGATTCTGTTCCGTATTTTCTCGAAAACTTTGCATTTATAATGAAAACAgtgatgaataatgaaaactacGGGTATTTATTAAACGACGCCGATCGTGATTTCATCAAAGTTTTTGATTCCGATTCGTTTCTGACTTTAAACGATAAAAAACTCTACGTGAAACTTTTCCAGCGTAAACACAAATGGATTCTgttaaaaaagataaaatatccTCGAATTGGTTTGAATTTAGATGGTAATTTGGATCGTTTGGTCAGCGCCGGGTTTCTGCTGGATGAATCTCAGATATGCGATGTTGATGAGTGTTTGCAGGTTTTACCAGCGCCTGAATTGAGAACAGTTGCCGCATCCCTGAAACTACAGACTGATAAAACATCCAGAACTCAACTTGTTACTGACATACATAAACATGTGACGCAGAGAAATATCGGGACAATGTTCGGCTTTAAAAGTGACATCAAACAAACTGTTTTAAAAAG atGTAAACAGTTATTGGGTCGCTGCTATAAACTCGTCTGTGAACCTCGTTCTGTGTTTCTTCGACTGATGATGCTGTTCTCTTTGAGTTCGTCCGTCTCGGCAGATGATACCGATCACAACCAGCAGGGGGAGCAACTGTTTCATCTGTTACAGGTCAATCGAGGGCACCTGGTCTACCCTACGTACACACTGAGTCAAAACCCGTCCAGGATATTCCGATCGAGAGACGATTTGATCAGATACCAG AATTGTCTACAGATGGtaatcgatatgaaatcgtTTTTGGATAAACATGAGTTTGAAGCTGCTGTTGATATTCACCACAAAACGACGACTGAATTCACTGAGATTATTCAGGATAAAGATCTCCTCAG aCACGACCTTGAACTGGTGTCGTATTTACGAGTATTCAGTGTAGTTAGTGTGTGTATGAGATTGATGTATCACGGAGTTGAAGCTCTACAGAAACTGAAGAGATTTAACGAGGCTGTTTTAACATTACGCCAACTACTTCAAACACGTGATTATTGTTGGCTGTACCGGGGTCAGTGGTGGGACAGATTAGCCTTGAATCTCGACACACATTTGAGAAAACCAGTTCAG GCTTTAGAAGCGATAAAACGCGGTGTTGAGGACAAACACGTTAAAACAGGACGCCGTCTGTCGCTGTATCAAAGAGCTGAGAAAATCTGCGCCGCAAAACACAATTCAAAACTGAGTAAAAAGTGGAAGGATGAATTTAAACAACCTGAAATCAGGACGGCACCGACG GTGACGATCGAAGGACAGCTTTGTCCTAAAGAACTTCCCGGTCGTAAAACAGTTTTTGTCACTCGGCAGACGTCAGGTGAAGGTGAAGGTCGCGATGATATGACTGTATGCAGCGTGGAACAAGTAGCtttaaaacattatcaacaacagcTCGGGTTCGATCAAG GTCTACACGGTGAAGGCTCAACATTCTGTACTCTGTTCGCTCTGTTTAACTGGGATATCATCTTCAAACCTGGAATACCCGATACTTTCTATACGCCCTACCAGATGGCGCCACTAGACATTTACTCGGAAGAATTCTACCAGAACAGAGTGGTAGACTTTGACATCCGGTTACGAGAAATATCTGAGGCGTCGAATCAG GTTTTATGTGATATAATCGATGAAAACTGGAATCAATATTACGGAGTTTCTTGTGTCGGTTTAAATTGGGAGTTATTTTCATCTGTAGATCACGTGAAG GGTCTGGTTCGGTGTTTAGGTGGTCACAATCTGTCCGGTATATTCAGCCGTCAAGCACGTGACTTTAGACACACGCGTTCAGGGTTTCCTGATTTAACTGTTTGGAATACAACGACTGGTTGTTTAAAG CTGGTAGAAGTTAAAGGACCCGGCGATCGACTTTCAACCAAACAGATTTTATGGTTAGATCATTTTCTACAACTGGGTATTGACGCCGAGGTGTGTCACGTGACAG gcGTTGGTTCTAAAATGATCAGAAAATAG